In Acidimicrobiales bacterium, one DNA window encodes the following:
- a CDS encoding cytidine deaminase has protein sequence MAGTEGAAVPWDRLRAEARAAAERAYAPYSGVRVGAAALVDDGRIVVGCNVENASIGLTTCAENGVASALAASGGGRLRALAVVAGDGRYLAPCGRCRQVLAEFAPADMPVDTGDGTVTLGALLPGAFGPDDVAARRDPAPPGS, from the coding sequence ATGGCCGGCACCGAGGGGGCCGCCGTGCCCTGGGACCGGTTGCGGGCCGAGGCCCGGGCCGCGGCGGAGCGGGCCTACGCCCCCTACTCGGGGGTGCGGGTGGGGGCGGCCGCCCTGGTCGACGACGGGCGGATCGTGGTCGGGTGCAACGTCGAGAACGCCAGCATCGGCCTCACCACCTGCGCCGAGAACGGCGTGGCCTCGGCCCTGGCCGCCTCCGGAGGGGGCCGCCTGCGGGCCCTGGCCGTGGTGGCCGGCGACGGGCGCTACCTGGCGCCGTGCGGGCGGTGCCGCCAGGTCCTGGCCGAGTTCGCCCCGGCCGACATGCCCGTCGACACCGGCGACGGCACCGTCACCCTGGGCGCCCTGCTGCCCGGCGCCTTCGGGCCCGACGACGTGGCCGCCCGCCGCGACCCCGCCCCCCCCGGGAGCTGA
- a CDS encoding thymidine phosphorylase: MATDILDVLRTKRDGGTLTDEQIRFVLDGFTAGTVADEQMAALCMAVVLRGLGPAELATWTQVMLDSGTRLDLSTLGRPVVDKHSTGGVGDKVSLVLVPLVAACGAAVPQLAGRGLGHTGGTLDKLEAIAGWSSQLPLAAMPRVLAEVGGVICGASDELAPADRRLYALRDVTATVESVPLIASSIMAKKVASGTRALVLDVKVGSGAFLPEPERARELARTLVGLGRDHGVETVALLTAMDTPLGRACGNALEVTEAIEVLQGGGPADVVEVTLALAREMVALAGLDVDPAAVLASGRALDTFDAMVRAQGGDPEAPLPTAPEVVPVRAPATGHLARLDARAVGVAAWRLGAGRARQEDPVSPAAGVVCVAKPGEAVAAGDVVLELHVDDPDRLDGALAALDGAFEVTPDPPPVRPLVLDRLT, encoded by the coding sequence GTGGCCACCGACATCCTCGACGTTCTCCGCACCAAGCGCGACGGTGGCACCCTCACCGACGAGCAGATCCGCTTCGTGCTCGACGGGTTCACGGCCGGCACCGTGGCCGACGAGCAGATGGCCGCCCTGTGCATGGCCGTGGTGCTGCGGGGCCTGGGCCCGGCCGAGCTGGCCACCTGGACCCAGGTGATGCTCGACTCCGGCACCCGCCTCGACCTCTCGACCCTGGGCCGGCCGGTGGTCGACAAGCACTCCACCGGCGGGGTGGGCGACAAGGTGTCGCTGGTGCTGGTGCCCCTGGTGGCGGCGTGCGGGGCGGCCGTGCCCCAGCTGGCCGGGCGGGGCCTCGGCCACACCGGCGGCACCCTGGACAAGCTGGAGGCCATCGCCGGCTGGTCGTCGCAGCTGCCCCTGGCGGCCATGCCCCGGGTCCTGGCCGAGGTGGGCGGCGTGATCTGCGGGGCCAGCGACGAGCTGGCCCCCGCCGACCGCCGCCTCTACGCCCTGCGCGACGTCACCGCCACGGTGGAGTCGGTGCCCCTCATCGCCTCCTCGATCATGGCCAAGAAGGTGGCCTCCGGCACCCGGGCCCTGGTGCTGGACGTGAAGGTGGGCTCGGGGGCGTTCCTGCCCGAGCCCGAGCGGGCCCGAGAGCTGGCCCGCACCCTGGTCGGGCTGGGCCGTGACCACGGGGTGGAGACGGTGGCCCTGCTCACCGCCATGGACACGCCCCTGGGCCGGGCCTGCGGCAACGCCCTGGAGGTCACCGAGGCCATCGAGGTGCTCCAGGGCGGCGGCCCGGCCGACGTGGTCGAGGTGACCCTGGCCCTGGCCCGGGAGATGGTGGCCCTGGCCGGCCTGGACGTCGACCCGGCGGCGGTGCTGGCCTCGGGCCGGGCCCTCGACACCTTCGATGCCATGGTCCGGGCCCAGGGCGGCGACCCCGAGGCCCCGCTCCCCACCGCCCCCGAGGTGGTGCCGGTGCGGGCCCCCGCCACCGGGCACCTGGCCCGCCTGGACGCCCGGGCCGTGGGCGTGGCCGCCTGGCGCCTGGGCGCGGGCCGGGCCCGCCAGGAGGACCCGGTCAGCCCGGCGGCCGGCGTGGTGTGCGTGGCCAAGCCGGGCGAGGCGGTGGCCGCCGGCGACGTGGTGCTGGAGCTCCACGTGGACGACCCCGACCGCCTCGACGGCGCCCTGGCCGCCCTGGACGGCGCCTTCGAGGTCACCCCCGACCCACCGCCGGTGCGCCCCCTGGTCCTGGACCGCCTGACCTGA
- a CDS encoding SMP-30/gluconolactonase/LRE family protein: MAERSLRTLSTGGCFFEGPRWRDGRWWVSDFYRQGVFTVTPDGTETQVAEVAAQPSGLGWLPDGTLLVVAMTDHQVLRVAGDGTTTVHAKIPGVRGLTNDMVVSATGHAYVGSFGFDLMAGEAPSPSPIWCVAPDGSVAIAAEDLHFPNGSVITPDGSTLIVGETVGGRYTAFTIGADGRLSDRRTWGEMPPAGSAGGVREARGSTVSPDGCALDAEGHIWAADALAGRVVRLAPGGTIVEQVPAPTGLGAYACMLGGDDGRTLLVCLAPDFFEHNRRAAREAVLATTTVAVPHAGLP; the protein is encoded by the coding sequence ATGGCCGAGCGGAGCTTGAGAACGCTGTCCACCGGAGGGTGCTTCTTCGAGGGGCCGCGGTGGCGGGACGGGCGGTGGTGGGTGTCGGACTTCTACCGCCAGGGCGTCTTCACCGTGACCCCCGACGGCACCGAGACCCAGGTGGCCGAGGTGGCGGCCCAGCCCTCGGGCCTGGGCTGGCTGCCGGACGGCACCCTGCTGGTGGTGGCCATGACCGACCACCAGGTCCTGCGGGTGGCCGGCGACGGCACCACCACCGTCCACGCCAAGATCCCCGGGGTGCGGGGCCTCACCAACGACATGGTGGTGAGCGCCACCGGCCACGCGTACGTGGGCAGCTTCGGCTTCGACCTCATGGCCGGCGAGGCGCCGTCGCCGTCGCCCATCTGGTGCGTGGCCCCCGACGGATCGGTGGCCATCGCCGCCGAGGACCTCCACTTCCCCAACGGCTCGGTCATCACCCCCGACGGGTCCACCCTCATCGTGGGCGAGACCGTCGGGGGGCGCTACACCGCCTTCACCATCGGGGCCGACGGGCGACTGTCCGACCGGCGGACCTGGGGGGAGATGCCCCCGGCGGGCTCCGCCGGGGGGGTGCGCGAGGCCCGGGGGTCCACCGTCTCGCCCGACGGTTGCGCCCTCGACGCCGAGGGCCACATCTGGGCCGCCGACGCCCTGGCCGGCCGGGTGGTGCGCCTGGCCCCGGGCGGCACCATCGTCGAGCAGGTCCCGGCCCCCACCGGCCTGGGCGCCTACGCCTGCATGCTGGGCGGTGACGACGGGCGCACCCTGCTGGTGTGCCTGGCCCCCGACTTCTTCGAGCACAACCGCCGGGCCGCCCGGGAGGCCGTCCTGGCCACCACCACCGTGGCCGTCCCCCACGCCGGCCTGCCCTGA
- a CDS encoding metal-dependent hydrolase: MLLWFVGPAVAVVWLVFRSPALDHRVVALGAVLPLAEGVTGGPHALHTLAGAVLALAVVMAVTRRRRLVRRRWLGLPIGLFLHLALDGAVTRAELFWWPFFGWSFGGGGLPELDRGVPLLVLLELAGAGACWWGWCTFDLADPVRRRAFLRTGQVDRALLPPAP; the protein is encoded by the coding sequence GTGCTGCTCTGGTTCGTGGGCCCGGCGGTGGCCGTGGTGTGGCTGGTGTTCCGCAGCCCCGCCCTCGACCACCGGGTGGTGGCCCTGGGCGCCGTCCTGCCCCTGGCCGAGGGGGTAACCGGTGGGCCTCACGCCCTCCACACCCTGGCCGGGGCGGTGCTGGCCCTGGCCGTGGTCATGGCGGTCACCCGGCGCCGACGGCTGGTCCGCCGCCGGTGGCTGGGCCTGCCCATCGGGCTCTTCCTGCACCTGGCCCTGGACGGAGCCGTCACCCGGGCCGAGCTGTTCTGGTGGCCGTTCTTCGGCTGGTCGTTCGGGGGTGGGGGCCTGCCCGAGCTGGACCGGGGGGTGCCGCTGCTGGTCCTGCTGGAGCTGGCCGGGGCCGGGGCGTGCTGGTGGGGCTGGTGCACCTTCGATCTCGCCGACCCGGTCCGTCGCCGGGCCTTCCTGCGCACCGGCCAGGTCGACCGGGCCCTCCTGCCGCCGGCCCCCTGA
- a CDS encoding C4-type zinc ribbon domain-containing protein, whose amino-acid sequence MTADAMEHLLAVQATDTHATQLRTRRQGLPERAEAVEVAAALRGVQERQAAVDDERHRLDRDQARLEDEIAGLRAKSVQADQALYSGTVTNPRELKALQDDLASRARRIAELEDRELELLVEREPVDAATIEVAAERAVLEARAAELAARITAAEAEIDVELDRVLGGRAEVAASVPADLLAEYEELRAANGGIGVARLEHGTTCGGCHLQLSAMERDRIRGLPDDTRVHCEECGRLLVR is encoded by the coding sequence ATGACCGCCGACGCCATGGAGCACCTGCTCGCCGTGCAGGCCACCGACACCCACGCCACCCAGCTCCGGACGCGCCGCCAGGGGTTGCCCGAGCGGGCCGAGGCGGTCGAGGTGGCGGCGGCCCTGCGGGGCGTCCAGGAGCGCCAGGCCGCCGTGGACGACGAGCGCCACCGCCTGGATCGCGACCAGGCCCGGCTGGAGGACGAGATCGCCGGCCTGCGGGCCAAGTCGGTCCAGGCCGACCAGGCCCTTTACAGCGGGACCGTCACCAACCCCCGCGAGCTCAAGGCCCTCCAGGACGACCTGGCGTCGCGGGCCCGACGCATCGCCGAGCTGGAGGACCGGGAGCTGGAGCTCCTGGTCGAGCGGGAGCCGGTGGACGCGGCCACCATCGAGGTGGCCGCCGAGCGGGCCGTCCTCGAGGCCCGGGCCGCCGAGCTGGCCGCCCGCATCACCGCCGCCGAGGCCGAGATCGACGTCGAGCTGGACCGGGTGCTCGGCGGCCGGGCCGAGGTGGCCGCCAGCGTCCCCGCCGACCTGCTGGCGGAGTACGAGGAGCTGCGGGCCGCCAACGGGGGGATCGGCGTGGCCCGCCTGGAGCACGGCACCACCTGCGGCGGGTGCCACCTCCAGCTCTCGGCCATGGAGCGCGACCGCATCCGGGGCCTGCCCGACGACACCCGCGTCCACTGCGAGGAGTGCGGCCGCCTCCTGGTCCGCTGA
- a CDS encoding transglycosylase domain-containing protein: MKVVRVILTNAGRLARLGLITAVGAVTLATSLVVIAPKVAEIAAAHRFERGSIDLGGLSERSYVYDVNGNLMATFVAEENREFVGIEKVPRTVVDSVLAAEDSAFYSHNGVNARSIGRAFTANLESGGVDQGGSTITQQVVKNSIGDKDQDFARKIREAVLATELEEQYTKDEILERYLNTVYFGAGAYGVQAAAGVYFNKDVSELTWSEGAMLAGVIRCPVSCDPFKRRSRAFSRRNTVLDSLIATGRLDREVADVAKFDPIPTEANEPRAPQDYFVEEVRRQLLEDERLGGTPTARYNRLYGGGLRVYTTFDQAKYFKALEARNTTLPNNSGDATFPLPPDPITGARRFGTAAMAAVDPRTGAVPFVVGGPGFDRYEFDLAIQGKRQVGSSFKVFVLTQAILDGASPDDTVDGTGPCGDVPGYGEDPPDNFGGSRGAVTTLRRQILTSSNCAFLRLNQIVGPQKVADLAHRMGVTSTLNPENASMALGTNDISPLEMASAYSVLANDGIRNPPYFIDRVEDIDGRIVLAHQARPERVLPTNVARLVTDVLESNVESGTGSRAAPDNGQPAAGKTGTTNDAKDIWFVGYTPRLAMAVWMGATVGGVRLSFGGGDAQGGRYPAATWGAAMSLIAQGEPIEQFPEPEPVDGLGRLCFRDPDRPSSCLRRPRR, translated from the coding sequence GTGAAGGTCGTCAGGGTCATCCTCACCAACGCCGGGCGGCTGGCCCGCCTGGGCCTCATCACGGCCGTCGGCGCCGTCACCCTGGCCACGTCGCTGGTGGTGATCGCCCCCAAGGTGGCCGAGATCGCTGCCGCCCACCGCTTCGAGCGGGGCAGCATCGACCTGGGCGGCCTGTCCGAGCGGTCCTACGTCTACGACGTGAACGGCAACCTCATGGCCACCTTCGTGGCCGAGGAGAACCGCGAGTTCGTCGGCATCGAGAAGGTGCCCCGCACCGTCGTCGACTCGGTCCTGGCCGCCGAGGACTCGGCCTTCTACAGCCACAACGGCGTGAACGCCCGCTCCATCGGCCGGGCCTTCACCGCCAACCTGGAGAGCGGCGGCGTCGACCAGGGCGGTTCCACCATCACCCAGCAGGTGGTGAAGAACTCCATCGGCGACAAGGACCAGGACTTCGCCCGGAAGATCCGGGAGGCGGTGCTGGCCACCGAGCTGGAGGAGCAGTACACCAAGGACGAGATCCTGGAGCGCTACCTCAACACGGTGTACTTCGGGGCCGGGGCCTACGGCGTGCAGGCGGCGGCCGGCGTGTACTTCAACAAGGACGTCTCCGAGCTCACGTGGTCGGAGGGGGCGATGCTGGCCGGGGTCATCCGGTGCCCGGTGTCCTGCGACCCGTTCAAGCGGCGCAGCCGGGCCTTCTCCCGGCGCAACACCGTGCTCGACTCCCTCATCGCCACCGGCCGCCTGGACCGCGAGGTGGCGGACGTGGCCAAGTTCGACCCCATCCCCACCGAGGCCAACGAACCCCGCGCCCCGCAGGACTACTTCGTCGAGGAGGTGCGCCGGCAGCTCCTGGAGGACGAGCGGCTGGGCGGGACGCCGACGGCCCGGTACAACCGGCTCTACGGCGGGGGCCTGCGGGTGTACACCACCTTCGACCAGGCCAAGTACTTCAAGGCCCTGGAGGCCCGCAACACCACCCTGCCCAACAACTCGGGCGACGCCACCTTCCCCCTGCCGCCCGACCCCATCACCGGGGCCCGCCGCTTCGGCACGGCGGCCATGGCCGCCGTCGACCCCCGGACCGGGGCGGTGCCGTTCGTGGTCGGCGGCCCGGGCTTCGACCGCTACGAGTTCGACCTGGCCATCCAGGGCAAGCGCCAGGTGGGCTCGTCGTTCAAGGTGTTCGTGCTGACCCAGGCCATCCTGGACGGGGCCTCCCCGGACGACACCGTCGACGGCACCGGCCCCTGCGGCGACGTCCCCGGCTACGGCGAGGACCCGCCCGACAACTTCGGCGGCTCCCGGGGCGCCGTCACCACCCTGCGCCGCCAGATCCTGACCTCGTCCAACTGCGCCTTCCTGCGGCTGAACCAGATCGTGGGCCCCCAGAAGGTGGCCGACCTGGCCCACCGCATGGGCGTCACCTCCACCCTGAACCCCGAGAACGCCTCGATGGCGCTGGGCACCAACGACATCAGCCCCCTGGAGATGGCCTCCGCCTACTCGGTGCTGGCCAACGACGGCATCCGCAACCCGCCCTACTTCATCGACCGGGTCGAAGACATCGACGGCCGCATCGTCCTGGCCCACCAGGCCCGGCCCGAGCGGGTCCTGCCCACCAACGTGGCCCGCCTGGTCACCGACGTGCTGGAGTCCAACGTGGAGAGCGGCACCGGCAGCCGGGCCGCCCCCGACAACGGGCAGCCGGCGGCGGGCAAGACCGGCACCACCAACGACGCCAAGGACATCTGGTTCGTGGGCTACACGCCCCGGCTGGCCATGGCCGTCTGGATGGGGGCCACGGTGGGCGGCGTGCGGCTCAGCTTCGGTGGCGGCGACGCCCAGGGCGGTCGTTACCCGGCGGCCACCTGGGGGGCGGCCATGAGCCTGATCGCCCAGGGCGAGCCCATCGAGCAGTTCCCCGAACCGGAGCCGGTGGACGGCCTCGGCCGCCTGTGCTTCCGCGATCCCGACCGCCCCAGCTCCTGCCTCCGGCGCCCTCGGCGCTGA
- a CDS encoding TIGR03621 family F420-dependent LLM class oxidoreductase: MAHARPFRFGVQLSTAPDGPAWAALARRVEELGYSTVFMPDHFGDQLSPTIALQAAADATTTLRVGSLVYDNDYRHPVVLAKDCATLDLLSGGRLELGLGAGWMTSDYVQSGIPLDEPKVRVDRMVEAVAVLKAAFSDQPVTFHGEHYAISGYDARPKPVQKPHPPLLIGGGLKRVLSFAGREAQIVGINPTIPNGAVDHEAARSGTATETDKKVAWVREAAGDRYPEVELNALHFATIVTDDRAGTIEMMAPLFGIPPEDVADYPHALIGTVDEICADLEARRDRWDLSYVVVQGDSLEAFAPVVARLAGT, from the coding sequence ATGGCCCACGCCCGCCCCTTCCGCTTCGGTGTCCAGCTCTCCACCGCGCCCGACGGCCCGGCCTGGGCCGCCCTGGCCCGACGGGTCGAGGAGCTCGGCTACTCCACCGTGTTCATGCCCGACCACTTCGGCGACCAGCTCTCGCCCACCATCGCCCTCCAGGCCGCGGCGGACGCCACCACCACCCTGCGGGTGGGCAGCCTGGTCTACGACAACGACTACCGGCACCCCGTGGTGCTGGCCAAGGACTGCGCCACCCTCGACCTGCTCTCGGGCGGGCGGCTGGAGCTGGGCCTGGGGGCGGGCTGGATGACCTCCGACTACGTGCAGTCCGGCATCCCCCTCGACGAGCCCAAGGTCCGGGTCGACCGCATGGTCGAGGCCGTGGCCGTGCTCAAGGCCGCCTTCTCCGACCAGCCGGTGACCTTCCACGGCGAGCACTACGCCATCAGCGGCTACGACGCCCGGCCCAAGCCGGTGCAGAAGCCCCACCCGCCCCTGCTCATCGGGGGCGGCCTGAAGCGGGTCCTCTCCTTCGCCGGGCGGGAGGCCCAGATCGTGGGCATCAACCCCACCATCCCCAACGGGGCCGTCGACCACGAGGCGGCCCGCTCCGGCACCGCCACCGAGACCGACAAGAAGGTGGCCTGGGTGCGGGAGGCGGCCGGCGACCGCTACCCCGAGGTCGAGCTGAACGCCCTCCACTTCGCCACCATCGTGACCGACGACCGGGCCGGCACCATCGAGATGATGGCCCCCCTGTTCGGCATCCCCCCCGAGGACGTGGCCGACTACCCCCACGCCCTCATCGGGACGGTGGACGAGATCTGCGCCGACCTGGAGGCCCGCCGCGACCGGTGGGACCTGTCCTACGTCGTGGTCCAGGGCGACAGCCTCGAGGCCTTCGCCCCGGTGGTGGCCCGCCTGGCCGGCACCTGA
- a CDS encoding aminotransferase class I/II-fold pyridoxal phosphate-dependent enzyme yields the protein MTSTLPAPAGSFASDNAAGVAPQVMEALAAANHGPALAYGDDPWTTAAVAALRDRFDAPVEVTLCWGGTGANVVGLATVLQPWQAVVCTDTAHVVVDECGAPARFTGATVIPVPHEDGKLRPEALSPYLHWLGTEHHPQPAAVSISQVTEMGTVYTAGEIAALAEVAHAHGLVVHVDGARIANALAATGTGLAAMIRDTGVDVMTFGLTKDGAMYGEAVVHLRPELAAHARFVRKQAGQLPSKARFVAAQITALLADDLWLDLARQANTMAAVLAERTAGRPGVEIDREPAANAVFARLPPAAIAPLQEWSFFWPWDLDASVVRWMTSFATTEEDVARFAAGVEAIVAPHAP from the coding sequence GTGACCTCGACGCTCCCCGCGCCGGCCGGCAGCTTCGCCAGCGACAACGCCGCCGGGGTGGCGCCGCAGGTGATGGAGGCCCTGGCCGCGGCCAACCACGGCCCGGCCCTGGCCTACGGCGACGACCCGTGGACGACGGCCGCCGTGGCCGCCCTGCGCGACCGCTTCGACGCCCCCGTGGAGGTGACCCTGTGCTGGGGTGGGACGGGGGCCAACGTGGTCGGCCTGGCCACCGTGCTCCAGCCCTGGCAGGCCGTGGTGTGCACCGACACCGCCCATGTGGTGGTGGACGAGTGCGGCGCCCCGGCCCGCTTCACCGGGGCCACCGTCATCCCCGTCCCCCACGAGGACGGCAAGCTGCGCCCCGAGGCGCTGAGCCCCTACCTGCACTGGCTGGGAACCGAGCACCACCCCCAGCCCGCCGCGGTGTCGATCAGCCAGGTCACCGAGATGGGCACCGTCTACACCGCCGGCGAGATCGCCGCCCTGGCCGAGGTGGCCCACGCCCACGGCCTGGTGGTCCACGTCGACGGGGCCCGCATCGCCAACGCCCTGGCGGCGACGGGCACCGGCCTGGCCGCCATGATCCGCGACACCGGCGTGGACGTCATGACCTTCGGGCTGACCAAGGACGGCGCCATGTACGGCGAGGCGGTGGTCCACCTCCGGCCCGAGCTGGCCGCCCACGCCCGCTTCGTCCGCAAGCAGGCGGGCCAGCTCCCGTCCAAGGCCCGGTTCGTGGCCGCCCAGATCACCGCCCTGCTGGCCGACGACCTGTGGCTCGACCTGGCCCGCCAGGCCAACACGATGGCGGCCGTGCTGGCCGAGCGGACCGCGGGCCGGCCCGGCGTGGAGATCGACCGGGAGCCCGCGGCCAACGCCGTCTTCGCCCGGCTCCCCCCGGCCGCCATCGCCCCCCTCCAGGAGTGGTCGTTCTTCTGGCCCTGGGACCTGGACGCCTCGGTGGTGCGGTGGATGACCAGCTTCGCCACCACCGAGGAGGACGTGGCCCGCTTCGCCGCTGGCGTCGAGGCCATCGTCGCCCCCCACGCGCCCTGA
- a CDS encoding helix-turn-helix transcriptional regulator, which translates to MPPRQRPRDRAVVVAFGQRVRQLRRAAALTQEGLSEAAGLHATFISNVERGYRTPTLSTMLRLANGLGVTLAELVEGLEDAIADEA; encoded by the coding sequence GTGCCGCCCCGTCAGCGTCCCCGCGACCGGGCGGTGGTCGTGGCCTTCGGACAGCGCGTCCGGCAGCTCCGGCGGGCCGCGGCGCTCACGCAGGAAGGGCTGTCCGAGGCGGCGGGCCTCCACGCCACCTTCATCTCCAACGTCGAGCGCGGCTACCGGACGCCCACGCTCAGCACCATGCTGCGCCTGGCCAACGGCCTCGGCGTCACGCTGGCCGAGCTGGTCGAGGGCCTGGAGGACGCCATCGCCGACGAGGCCTGA